The following are encoded together in the Planococcus antarcticus DSM 14505 genome:
- a CDS encoding DUF2759 domain-containing protein, with protein sequence MSWILMVIFGLTAVLAAIGTVQTLKNKEVLGFLFNFGTFVIFGAFTVATVITHGYPPGLH encoded by the coding sequence ATGAGTTGGATTTTAATGGTTATTTTTGGACTTACTGCAGTTCTTGCGGCAATCGGCACTGTACAAACGTTAAAGAATAAAGAAGTCTTAGGCTTTCTTTTTAACTTTGGAACGTTTGTAATTTTCGGCGCCTTCACAGTTGCGACGGTTATCACACACGGTTATCCACCAGGACTACATTAA
- a CDS encoding MBL fold metallo-hydrolase has translation MLKIDQLELGPVQTNCYIISDDRKECLIFDPGEESARIHALLKKKNLKPIAILLTHAHFDHIGAVDDIRERYSIPVYLHHLEKEWLSRPNLNGSGKYPALPDYRIKDADILLTDEENLQIGSFEIAILHTPGHSPGSVSFSFGNEGFAIVGDTLFRGSIGRTDLIDGSEKKLLESIHDSLLTLPEHMILYPGHGLETTPEQEMNSNPFLTGF, from the coding sequence ATGTTGAAAATTGACCAATTGGAGCTTGGACCAGTCCAGACTAACTGTTACATCATATCAGATGATCGAAAGGAATGCCTGATTTTCGATCCAGGAGAAGAAAGCGCCAGAATACATGCGCTGTTGAAAAAGAAAAACCTAAAACCGATTGCCATCTTATTGACTCATGCTCATTTTGATCATATTGGAGCAGTTGATGACATTCGTGAACGTTATTCAATTCCGGTCTATCTGCACCACTTAGAGAAAGAGTGGCTGAGCCGACCCAATTTAAATGGTTCAGGGAAGTACCCAGCTTTGCCTGATTACCGGATTAAAGATGCGGATATTTTGCTGACGGATGAGGAAAATCTGCAGATCGGTTCTTTCGAGATTGCTATTTTACACACACCTGGACATTCTCCAGGGAGTGTCAGTTTTTCATTTGGCAATGAAGGATTCGCTATAGTAGGCGATACACTTTTTCGTGGCAGCATTGGCCGTACGGATTTAATAGATGGCTCAGAGAAAAAACTTCTAGAATCCATCCATGACTCGCTGCTGACGCTTCCTGAACATATGATTCTTTATCCAGGCCATGGCCTGGAAACGACTCCTGAGCAAGAAATGAACAGCAATCCATTTTTGACTGGATTTTAG
- a CDS encoding DUF2626 domain-containing protein, which translates to MNNMFKLMGWWTGIFAVLFYVGDMVEVSLLMVANTGFFVLLGFLNISERMYLYIFGAYLTVFFVGFTYYSTFIHVPGAGH; encoded by the coding sequence ATGAATAATATGTTCAAATTAATGGGATGGTGGACTGGTATATTTGCAGTTCTCTTTTATGTAGGCGATATGGTTGAAGTATCATTATTAATGGTCGCTAACACCGGATTTTTTGTTCTTCTTGGATTTTTAAATATTTCTGAACGCATGTATTTGTATATTTTTGGCGCCTATTTGACTGTGTTTTTCGTAGGCTTCACTTATTACTCTACGTTCATCCACGTTCCTGGTGCTGGACATTAA
- the comGA gene encoding competence type IV pilus ATPase ComGA, with protein sequence MQSIIERRCVDLLHDAAKSGTTDIHIKPEPSCYTVSYRSFQSLRQVTQLPFDLGDRMIAYFKYLSLLDMSERRKPQTGSFQLSICDLSHYFRISTLPSVLTKESIVIRIMPDDTAQSLHQLAAFRDSARLLEKLSEASQGLILLTGPTGCGKSTTLYSLLKHCAEKLNRNIITLEDPVERKNQAILQIQVNEKAGLSYAAGLKAILRHDPDIIMIGEIRDAETAQIAVRAALTGHLVFSTIHARHSVGCLHRLRDLGVSFEDMSQTLIAVSAQRIIPVFSDIGQSESCHRALYEILDGQRLDDALLSARLKKTYTLPYELSFDGQVREGVKIGAIQASYAFRQDSSS encoded by the coding sequence ATGCAATCGATTATCGAACGCCGCTGTGTTGACCTTTTACACGATGCGGCGAAAAGTGGCACGACAGACATCCACATCAAACCCGAACCATCCTGCTACACCGTTTCTTACCGTTCTTTCCAAAGTCTGCGGCAAGTGACACAACTCCCCTTTGATCTCGGTGATCGCATGATCGCTTATTTCAAATACCTATCCCTTTTAGACATGAGTGAAAGAAGAAAACCCCAAACCGGTTCATTCCAGCTCTCTATCTGTGACCTATCCCATTATTTTCGAATTTCGACATTGCCTTCTGTGTTGACTAAGGAAAGTATTGTCATCCGGATTATGCCGGACGACACCGCTCAATCCCTTCATCAGCTGGCAGCGTTCCGTGACTCAGCTCGTCTGTTAGAAAAATTGTCCGAAGCATCTCAAGGTCTAATTTTGCTAACAGGTCCAACTGGTTGTGGCAAATCAACTACTTTATACTCATTGCTGAAACATTGTGCTGAAAAGCTGAACCGCAATATCATCACACTCGAAGATCCCGTAGAACGAAAAAATCAAGCGATTTTGCAAATTCAAGTAAATGAAAAAGCTGGCCTTAGCTATGCGGCTGGGTTAAAAGCGATTCTCCGGCACGATCCTGACATCATCATGATTGGAGAGATACGCGATGCGGAGACGGCTCAAATTGCAGTGCGAGCAGCATTAACGGGTCACTTGGTTTTTTCAACCATTCATGCCAGACATTCTGTTGGCTGTCTGCACCGGTTGCGTGATCTGGGTGTATCTTTTGAAGATATGTCGCAAACCCTTATTGCTGTTTCTGCCCAAAGAATAATTCCGGTGTTTTCTGACATCGGACAGTCGGAATCTTGTCATCGTGCACTTTATGAAATTCTCGATGGTCAACGGTTAGATGATGCCTTACTATCAGCAAGGCTGAAAAAAACCTATACATTGCCATATGAGCTGTCGTTTGACGGACAAGTCCGGGAAGGGGTGAAAATCGGTGCGATTCAAGCTTCCTACGCGTTCAGACAAGATTCGTCTTCGTGA
- the comGB gene encoding competence type IV pilus assembly protein ComGB, producing MRFKLPTRSDKIRLRDREQFLTRLAVLMKEGYLLPIALSLLLPMHTSKLEETLSGITVILKSGGNAAEILKYLGFKDHVLFPVEIAEYHGRLPESIDSIAKSFARTEQVQKKLKNILIYPVSLLIFTSVLFLFFRTSYVPNLTEMMKSLQSGDESSGVPSYLLSLPDFFIAIFVIVALSVYAFRLLLKRQPIHQQINWLLAIPVFRGFMKLYWSHLLARELGTLLHSGISMQESLDLLQRQNYHKIIQFMTRLSHEELMMGQTFSTSLEHFSFVSRDMPAFVQHGEMTGYLGKELILYSEVLMERIEQQTQQLLRIIQPSFFILIAVCIVGAYLAILMPMYNLVHTI from the coding sequence GTGCGATTCAAGCTTCCTACGCGTTCAGACAAGATTCGTCTTCGTGATCGTGAGCAGTTCCTGACCCGCTTGGCCGTTCTGATGAAAGAAGGCTACCTGCTGCCGATTGCTTTGAGTCTATTGTTGCCAATGCATACCTCCAAGCTAGAGGAAACACTGAGCGGCATCACCGTCATTTTAAAAAGTGGAGGCAATGCCGCTGAAATCCTGAAGTATTTGGGCTTCAAAGACCATGTGCTATTTCCGGTTGAAATCGCGGAATACCACGGCCGTCTGCCAGAATCGATTGACAGCATTGCGAAAAGTTTCGCGCGGACTGAACAAGTGCAGAAAAAACTGAAAAATATCTTGATCTACCCGGTATCTCTACTGATTTTCACATCTGTACTGTTTTTGTTTTTTCGCACCAGCTATGTACCGAATTTGACCGAAATGATGAAGTCGCTTCAGTCCGGAGATGAATCTTCAGGTGTACCGTCTTATTTACTGAGTCTGCCCGATTTTTTTATCGCAATTTTTGTCATTGTGGCCCTTTCGGTTTATGCATTTAGGTTGCTACTGAAAAGACAACCTATTCATCAGCAAATTAACTGGCTGTTAGCGATTCCCGTTTTTCGTGGCTTTATGAAACTGTATTGGTCACACTTGCTCGCGCGTGAGCTCGGTACATTACTACACAGTGGCATTTCCATGCAGGAGTCACTCGACCTGCTGCAGCGCCAGAACTACCATAAAATTATCCAGTTTATGACCCGGCTATCGCATGAGGAACTGATGATGGGTCAAACCTTCTCGACATCGCTCGAGCATTTTTCGTTCGTCTCTAGGGATATGCCCGCATTTGTTCAACATGGTGAAATGACCGGATATCTGGGCAAAGAACTAATTCTTTACAGTGAAGTGTTAATGGAGCGCATTGAACAGCAAACGCAGCAACTGCTGCGCATTATTCAACCAAGTTTCTTTATTCTGATTGCCGTCTGTATCGTAGGCGCTTATTTGGCAATCTTGATGCCGATGTATAACCTAGTCCATACCATTTGA
- the comGC gene encoding competence type IV pilus major pilin ComGC, whose translation MRLLKSQKGFTLIEMLIVMLIITVLIAIAIPNVTKQSSAVDEKGCKAFVQMVQGQVESYRMDLKTMPTLTDLVTEGYLKTGETDCPNGDVVNISVGGVVTSAKP comes from the coding sequence ATGCGCTTATTAAAAAGTCAAAAAGGATTTACTTTAATTGAAATGCTGATCGTCATGCTGATTATCACCGTGCTAATTGCCATCGCAATCCCGAATGTCACAAAACAATCATCAGCGGTTGACGAAAAAGGCTGTAAAGCATTCGTGCAGATGGTCCAGGGACAGGTGGAGTCTTATCGCATGGACTTGAAAACGATGCCGACTTTAACGGATCTTGTAACAGAAGGCTATCTCAAAACAGGGGAAACGGATTGTCCAAATGGTGATGTGGTGAATATCTCGGTTGGCGGGGTGGTAACATCTGCAAAACCTTAA
- the comGD gene encoding competence type IV pilus minor pilin ComGD, translating into MQNLKEQGFTLLEMLLVLVVLMAIVAISIPGYQTFAIKKEEQRFFDILQQDIYFAQSQSYSLKKTAKVIFRETKGTYEIFTDLQSVVLSRKLPNSMTLKKTSNLNEIYFNSNGSVVQSGTFRFATSSGEKVLVVHLGRGRVVFSE; encoded by the coding sequence CTGCAAAACCTTAAAGAACAGGGCTTTACTTTGCTAGAGATGCTGTTGGTGCTAGTCGTCCTAATGGCAATCGTCGCCATTTCGATTCCCGGATACCAGACCTTTGCTATCAAAAAAGAAGAACAGCGATTTTTTGATATCCTCCAGCAGGATATCTATTTCGCGCAGAGCCAAAGTTATTCCCTGAAAAAAACGGCAAAAGTTATTTTTAGAGAAACCAAAGGGACTTATGAAATCTTTACAGACCTTCAGTCAGTGGTGTTGTCCAGAAAACTACCGAATTCGATGACATTGAAAAAAACCAGCAATCTCAATGAAATCTATTTCAATTCAAACGGCTCTGTTGTCCAATCCGGTACATTCCGTTTTGCTACAAGCAGTGGAGAAAAGGTATTGGTTGTCCATCTTGGGAGAGGGAGGGTGGTGTTTTCTGAATGA